From Camelina sativa cultivar DH55 chromosome 7, Cs, whole genome shotgun sequence, one genomic window encodes:
- the LOC104700407 gene encoding PTI1-like tyrosine-protein kinase 2: MRRWICCGDKNGESDLANEEVHLKTPWQQSDANQKNQKPQAVANPETQKEALPIEVPPLSVDEVKEKTDNFGSKSLIGEGSYGRVYYATLNDGKAVALKKLDVAAEAETNAEFLSQVSMVSRLKHENLIQLVGYCVDENLRVLAYEFATMGSLHDILHGRKGVQGAQPGPTLDWLTRVKIAVEAARGLEYLHEKVQPPVIHRDIRSSNVLLFEDYQAKVADFNLSNQAPDNAARLHSTRVLGTFGYHAPEYAMTGQLTQKSDVYSFGVVLLELLTGRKPVDHTMPRGQQSLVTWATPRLSEDKVKQCVDPKLKGEYPPKSVAKLAAVAALCVQYESEFRPNMSIVVKALQPLLKPPAPVPVPES, encoded by the exons ATGAGGAGGTGGATCTGTTGTGGTGATAAAAATGGAGAATCAGATTTAGCTAATGAGGAGGTACATCTGAAAACTCCATGGCAGCAATCTGACG CAAATCAGAAGAATCAAAAACCGCAAGCTGTTGCAAACCCTGAGACTCAGAAGGAAGCTCTTCCCATTGAAGTTCCTCCTTTGTCTGTGGATGAGGTTAAAGAAAAGACAGACAATTTTGGATCAAAGTCATTGATTGGTGAGGGATCTTATGGAAGGGTATACTATGCAACTCTGAATGATGGGAAAGCAGTTGCTTTGAAGAAACTAGATGTTGCCGCTGAAGCTGAAACAAACGCtgagttcttgagtcag GTTTCCATGGTTTCAAGACTGAAGCATGAAAATCTCATTCAACTGGTCGGTTATTGTGTTGATGAAAACCTCCGTGTTCTTGCTTATGAGTTTGCAACAATGGGATCACTGCATGACATTCTACATG GTAGGAAGGGAGTTCAAGGTGCACAGCCAGGTCCAACTCTTGACTGGTTAACGAGAGTGAAGATAGCTGTTGAGGCAGCTAGGGGTTTAGAATACCTTCATGAGAAGGTTCAGCCTCCTGTAATACATAGAGACATAAGATCTAGCAATGTTCTTCTATTTGAAGACTATCAAGCAAAGGTTGCTGATTTTAACCTCTCCAATCAAGCTCCTGATAATGCTGCTCGTCTTCACTCTACGAGAGTCTTGGGCACCTTTGGTTATCATGCTCCAGA ATATGCTATGACTGGACAGCTGACACAAAAGAGTGATGTGTATAGCTTTGGGGTTGTCCTTCTAGAGCTTTTGACAGGGAGGAAACCTGTAGATCATACAATGCCACGTGGCCAACAAAGTCTTGTAACCTGG GCTACACCGAGACTCAGTGAAGATAAAGTGAAGCAGTGTGTTGACCCAAAGCTAAAAGGAGAATATCCTCCTAAGTCAGTAGCTAAG CTAGCAGCGGTGGCAGCATTGTGTGTGCAATACGAATCTGAGTTTAGACCGAATATGAGTATAGTTGTAAAAGCTTTGCAGCCACTTCTCAAACCTCCAGCGCCAGTCCCAGTACCTGAATCCTGA
- the LOC104704343 gene encoding PTI1-like tyrosine-protein kinase 2 → MRKWICCAPKQKVSDSSNDGLHLKSPNHAAAKPEEAQREPLPIQVPRLSIDEVKEKTDNFGSKSLIGEGSYGRVYYATLNDGNSVALKKLDVDPEAETNAKFLSQVSMVSRLKHKNFIQLVGYCVGENLRVLAYEFAPLGSLHDILHGIKSDVYSFGVVLLELLTGRKPLDRTMPRGQQSLVTWATPRLSQDNVMQCVDPKLKGEYPPKSVAKLATVAALCVQYESECRPTMSTIVKALQNLLKPRVP, encoded by the exons ATGCGGAAGTGGATTTGTTGTGCACCTAAACAAAAAGTCTCGGATTCGTCAAATGATGGGTTACATCTGAAAAGTCCAAATCATG CTGCTGCGAAGCCTGAGGAGGCACAAAGGGAGCCTCTTCCCATTCAAGTTCCTCGCTTGTCAATAGATGAGGTTAAAGAAAAAACTGATAATTTTGGATCAAAGTCATTGATTGGTGAGGGATCATATGGAAGGGTATATTATGCAACTCTAAATGATGGCAATTCAGTTGCTTTAAAGAAACTCGATGTTGATCCGGAAGCTGAAACAAACGccaagttcttgagtcag GTTTCCATGGTTTCAAGACTGAAGCATAAGAATTTCATTCAACTGGTTGGTTATTGTGTTGGTGAAAACCTTCGTGTCCTTGCTTATGAGTTTGCACCTTTGGGATCACTGCACGACATTTTGCATGGTATA AAGAGTGATGTGTATAGCTTTGGGGTTGTCCTTCTAGAGCTTTTGACAGGGAGGAAGCCTTTAGATCGTACAATGCCACGAGGCCAACAAAGTCTTGTAACTTGg GCAACACCGAGACTCAGTCAAGATAACGTGATGCAGTGTGTTGATCCAAAGCTAAAAGGAGAATATCCTCCTAAATCAGTTGCTAag CTAGCAACAGTGGCAGCATTGTGTGTGCAATACGAATCTGAGTGTAGACCAACGATGAGTACAATTGTAAAAGCTTTGCAGAACCTTCTTAAACCTCGAGTACCATAA